In the Kwoniella pini CBS 10737 chromosome 7, complete sequence genome, one interval contains:
- a CDS encoding 6-phosphogluconolactonase has product MPQSSAPPVLYSYENVDKLTSSLANFILKAQTDAISHRGVFTIALSGGSLPNNLKPLVDVKEIQWDKWQVFFADERIVPLDHPESNYSACSKAFLDLVPIKKEQIHTINTELFREQTRIDPTAEIKSGEEDDAENEAVEIADDYEKQLVNTFAGANAARYPTFDLILLGMGPDGHTCSLFPGHELLSENDRWVAEIQDSPKPPSRRITFTYPVLNHAFRCAFVAVGEGKQEMLSSILDKPEEGLPCSRVRPISPGLVFWFVDNAAAAGVKYPKTEYKWIEKATDDDLITGERKRLKEEMDAAVEAADK; this is encoded by the exons ATGCCTCAATCATCCGCACCACCCGTTTTATACTCTTATGAAAATGTCGACAAACTTACTTCATCGTTAGCTAATTTCATCCTCAAAGCTCAAACAGATGCAATTTCTCATAGAGGAGTCTTCACTATCGCTTTATCAGGAGGTTCGTTACCTAACAATCTGAAACCTTTAGTTGACGttaaagaaattcaatGGGATAAATGGCAAGTTTTCTTTGCAGATGAAAGAATTGTACCTTTAGATCATCcagaatcaaattattcaGCATGTTCAAAAGcttttttagatttagtaccaattaaaaaagaacaaattcATACAATAAATACTGAATTATTTAGAGAACAAACTAGAATTGATCCAACAGCAGAAATTAaatcaggtgaagaagatgatgctgAAAATGAAGCAGTTGAAATTGCAGATGATTatgaaaaacaattagTAAATACTTTTGCAGGTGCAAATGCAGCTCGTTATCctacttttgatttaattttattaggTATGGGTCCAGATGGTCATACTTGTTCACTTTTCCCTGGACATGAACTTCTTTCAGAAAATGATAGATGGGTAGCGGAAATTCAAGATTCACCTAAACCACCTTCGAGAAGAATCACATTTAC CTACCCCGTGCTTAACCACGCTTTCCGATGCGCTTTCGTAGCTgttggagaaggtaaacAAGAAATGTTATCAAGTATCTTAGATAAaccagaagaaggattacCTTGTTCAAGAGTCAGACCAATCTC CCCCGGTCTCGTCTTCTGGTTTGTCGACAATGCCGCTGCTGCTGGAGTCAAATACCCTAAAACTGAATACAAATGGATCGAGAAGGCTACTGATGATGACTTGATCACTGgtgaaaggaaaagattgaAGGAGGAGATGGATGCCGCGGTAGAAGCTGCCGACAAGTAA
- a CDS encoding cytoplasmic tRNA 2-thiolation protein 1 encodes MPPTPCSLCHTARALVKRPKTGQQVCKDCFFEVFETEVHNTITEGKGIFERGEKVAIGASGGKDSTVLAHVLSVLNKRHDYGLDLFLLSIDEGITGYRDDSLETVKQNQVEYGLPLKILSYNELYGWTMDKIVEQVGRRNNCTFCGVFRRQALDRGAAQLGVDHIVTGHNADDIAETVLMNIMRGDIARLGRCTAVTTQSEDTIKRSKPFKYAYEKEIVMYAYFKKLTYFSTECIYSPDAYRGHARVFLKDLEAIRPSAIVDIIHSGESFQLEQSVQKGMKAMQTCLRCGYISSNDLCKACALLEGLEAGLDRSALRQKQDSTSAAPTGHRTIPMFERYSNIGVTQPTEGIEKAIQAIEIR; translated from the exons ATGCCTCCAACGCCTTGTTCCCTTTGTCATACAGCTAGAGCATTAGTTAAAAGACCAAAAACAGGTCAACAAGTTTGTAAAGATTGTTTTTTTGAAGTATTTGAAACTGAAGTTCATAATACAATTACCGAGGGTAAAGGTATATTTGAAAGAGGTGAAAAAGTAGCAATAGGTGCAAGtggtggaaaag ATTCAACTGTGTTGGCACATGTTTTGTCTGTTTTGAATAAGCGTCATGATTATGGATTAGACTTATTTTTACTTTCCATTGATGAAGGTATTACAGGATATAGGGATGATTCGCTCGAG ACTGTCAAGcaaaatcaagttgaatatgGATTACCGTTGAAGATTTTATCGTATAATGAGTTGTATGGCTGGACTATGGATAAGATTGTAGAACAAGTAGGAAGACGTAATAACT GCACTTTCTGCGGAGTTTTCAGAAGACAAGCTTTAGATCGAGGAGCAGCTCAATTAGGAGTAGATCATATAGTTACGGGACATAATGCGGATGATATTGCCGAGACAGTCTTGATGAATA TCATGCGAGGAGATATCGCTCGTCTTGGTAGATGTACTGCAGTGACCACTCAATCTGAAGATACGATCAAGAGAAGTAAACCTTTCAAATATGCTTACGAGAAGGAAATTGTCAT GTATGCGTATTTCAAGAAATTGACCTACTTTTCTACCGAATGTATCTATTCTCCGGATG CATACCGAGGACACGCTCGAGTCTTCTTGAAAGATTTGGAGGCTATCAGACCAAGTGCGATTGTagatatcattcattccGGAGAATCATTCCAATTGGAACAGAGTGTACAAAAAGGAATGAAAGCGATGC AAACTTGTCTCAGATGTGGATACATATCTTCCAACGATCTTTGT AAAGCATGCGCATTGCTGGAAGGTTTGGAAGCAGGATTAGATCGATCAGCCTTA CGTCAGAAACAAGATAGTACTTCAGCTGCTCCGACTGGACATCGAACAATTCCAATGTTTGAGAGATACAGTAATATTGGCGTTACTCAACCTACAGAAGGTATTGAAAAAGCCATTCAAGCTATAGAAATAAGATAA
- a CDS encoding 60S ribosomal uL1 domain-containing protein, translating to MSKLQASSVRGSIKTLLAQSSLDTHKEAGGKKRNFVETIELQIGLKNYDPQRDKRFSGTVKLPHVPRPRMQLCILADAADVDRAKQLDEELPFMTVEDLKKLNKNKKLVKKLAQKYDAFLASEALIKQIPRLLGPGLSKAGKFPTPVSHSEDLQRKVTEVRSTIKFQLKKVLCLGVAVGHVDMEEDQIMQNTMLAINFLISLLKKQWQNIQSLTIKSTMGKPQRLF from the exons ATGTCCAAACTTCAGGCATCAAGCGTGCGAGGGTCTATCAAAACCCTTCTTGCCCAATCTTCCCTTGATACCCACAAGGAAGCCGGTGGTAAGAAGAGAAACTTCGTCGAGACCATCGAACTTCAAATCGGTCTTAAGAACTACGATCCTCAAAGAGATAAGCGATTC TCCGGTACCGTCAAACTTCCCCACGTACCTCGACCAAGAATGCAACTTTGTATTCTTGCCGATGCCGCCGATGTTGACAGAGCTAAGcaacttgatgaagaactCCCCTTCATGACTGTTGAGGATCTTAAAAAACtcaacaagaacaagaagctCGTTAAGAAACTCGCTCAAAAATACGATGCTTTCTTAGCTTCCGAAGCTCTGATCAAACAAATTCCTAGACTTTTAGGTCCAGGTCTTTCAAAGGCTGGTAAATTCCCTACCCCTGTATCTCACTCCGAAGACCTCCAAAGAAAGGTTACCGAAGTTAGATCTACCATCAAGTTCCAACTTAAAAAGGTACTCTGTCTCGGTGTTGCCGTTGGTCACGTTGATATGGAAGAGGATCAAATTATGCAAAACACCATGTTGGCCATCAACTTCTTGATCTCCCTTCTTAAGAaacaa TGGCAAAACATCCAATCTCTTACCATCAAATCCACCATGGGTAAACCTCAAAGACTCTTCTAA